Proteins encoded within one genomic window of Deinococcus betulae:
- a CDS encoding glycosyltransferase produces the protein MSLARPVPGPPGLIVLAHLRWSFVFQRPQHLMTRAAVTRPVYYVEEPVFSPGADRLTLRREAAGLTICTPHLRAGQSATEAQACTATLLSELVEAEDLPEYDLWVYTPMELPVADQLSPRAVIYDCMDELANFHGAAPELRVREAELFRRADVVFTGGQQLFEAKSARHANVHAFPSSVDTAHFRQARSPLAEPADQHALAGPRFGFAGVIDERLNLDLLRRLAARRPEWHFVFLGPVVKIDPATLPQGPNMHYLGMKSYAELPAYLAHWDVALLPFAHNEATAFISPTKTPEYLAAGLPVVSTSIHDVVQPYGEQGLVQIADGTAAFEAACAAALAGWGTPAAQATLQRVDLLLAQQSWDRTWAAMDAHLCALGRPGRAEWPLILAGAHN, from the coding sequence GTGTCTCTCGCTCGCCCTGTCCCTGGACCCCCAGGCCTGATCGTTCTGGCGCACTTGCGCTGGAGTTTCGTGTTTCAGCGCCCGCAGCACCTGATGACTCGCGCTGCGGTCACGCGGCCGGTGTATTACGTGGAAGAACCCGTGTTCAGCCCCGGCGCAGATCGCCTGACCCTCCGGCGCGAGGCAGCAGGCCTGACAATCTGCACGCCCCATCTCCGAGCGGGGCAAAGCGCCACCGAAGCCCAGGCCTGCACCGCAACTCTGCTCAGCGAGTTGGTGGAGGCCGAGGACCTTCCGGAATACGACCTATGGGTTTACACACCCATGGAGTTGCCTGTGGCCGACCAGTTAAGTCCCCGCGCCGTGATCTATGACTGCATGGACGAACTCGCCAATTTTCATGGCGCGGCCCCCGAACTGCGCGTCCGAGAAGCTGAACTATTCCGCCGCGCCGACGTGGTCTTTACAGGTGGTCAGCAGCTCTTTGAGGCCAAGTCGGCCCGACATGCCAATGTCCACGCCTTTCCCTCCAGCGTGGACACCGCCCACTTCAGGCAGGCCCGGTCGCCACTCGCTGAACCGGCTGATCAGCATGCTCTCGCTGGCCCTCGCTTCGGCTTTGCAGGTGTGATTGACGAGCGCCTGAACCTGGACCTTCTGCGCAGACTGGCCGCCAGGCGGCCTGAGTGGCATTTCGTGTTTCTGGGGCCGGTGGTCAAGATTGATCCAGCGACTCTCCCACAGGGCCCCAACATGCATTACCTGGGTATGAAAAGCTATGCAGAGCTGCCCGCCTATCTGGCACACTGGGACGTGGCCCTGTTGCCATTTGCACACAACGAGGCCACCGCTTTCATCAGCCCGACCAAGACACCTGAATACCTTGCGGCGGGTCTACCCGTGGTGTCGACCAGCATCCACGATGTCGTGCAGCCCTACGGCGAGCAGGGCCTCGTGCAAATTGCAGACGGAACTGCAGCCTTTGAAGCCGCCTGTGCGGCTGCCCTGGCTGGATGGGGCACGCCGGCTGCACAGGCCACGCTTCAGCGCGTTGACCTCCTTCTGGCCCAGCAGTCCTGGGACAGAACCTGGGCAGCAATGGACGCTCACCTGTGTGCCCTGGGGCGCCCAGGGAGGGCCGAGTGGCCCCTGATCCTGGCAGGAGCCCACAACTAA